One Chloroflexota bacterium DNA window includes the following coding sequences:
- a CDS encoding YbaB/EbfC family nucleoid-associated protein — translation MGSKGKGSRMRFQPGASSMMKQMQELQAQILQAQEELAQETVTVSVGGAVTVVMDGQQQVRAVTIHPDAVDPNEIDLLQDMIVTAMNEALKKSRELADQKMASFTGPLRMAGLM, via the coding sequence ATGGGCAGCAAGGGTAAGGGAAGCCGGATGCGCTTTCAGCCCGGGGCTAGTAGCATGATGAAGCAGATGCAAGAGCTGCAGGCACAGATACTGCAGGCTCAGGAGGAACTCGCTCAAGAGACAGTAACGGTGTCCGTGGGAGGAGCGGTGACCGTCGTCATGGACGGTCAGCAGCAAGTCCGCGCGGTGACCATTCATCCCGATGCGGTAGATCCCAATGAGATTGATCTTTTGCAGGATATGATTGTGACGGCTATGAATGAGGCTCTGAAAAAATCCCGTGAATTGGCGGATCAGAAGATGGCCTCTTTCACCGGCCCATTACGTATGGCAGGGTTGATGTGA
- the recR gene encoding recombination protein RecR codes for MSATPKPVTRLIEELSRLPGIGPKTASRLTYFLLRAPAEQAQSLAEAIRQVKERTVLCSVCFNIAESSPCSICSSPDRDPTQICVVEEPLDVLAIERTRQYQGLYHVLHGAISPVEGIGPEELKIRELVQRVRNGNVHEVLLATNPNLEGEATAMYIARQILPLGVRVTRLARGLPIGGDLEYADEVTLAQALEGRQEI; via the coding sequence ATGTCGGCAACACCCAAGCCAGTTACGCGACTAATTGAGGAGCTTTCGCGGCTGCCCGGTATTGGTCCAAAAACCGCTTCTCGTTTGACCTATTTCTTGCTACGTGCTCCTGCGGAACAGGCTCAGTCACTGGCGGAAGCAATCCGTCAGGTGAAGGAGCGCACCGTTCTGTGCAGTGTATGCTTCAACATAGCTGAAAGCAGCCCGTGTTCCATTTGCAGCAGCCCTGATCGTGATCCGACCCAGATTTGCGTGGTCGAAGAGCCCTTGGATGTATTGGCCATTGAGCGGACGCGACAGTATCAGGGATTGTACCACGTGCTGCATGGAGCGATTTCGCCTGTAGAGGGCATTGGCCCTGAAGAGCTCAAAATCCGTGAGTTGGTGCAACGCGTCAGGAATGGCAATGTGCATGAAGTGCTTCTGGCGACAAATCCCAATCTAGAGGGAGAGGCCACCGCCATGTACATTGCTCGGCAGATCTTGCCGCTGGGTGTCCGTGTGACGAGGCTGGCCCGTGGACTGCCCATTGGCGGTGATCTGGAATATGCGGACGAGGTAACATTGGCCCAAGCCCTTGAGGGCCGACAGGAAATATAA
- a CDS encoding DUF72 domain-containing protein, with protein sequence MAAEAIKPTCYIGTSGWVYPHWRGILYPWELPTSQWLKHYVTYFDTVEVNNTFYHLPSEQAFRAWKEEAPEGFRYAVKASRYITHMKKLNGVEAALALFLERSRLLGERLGPILYQLPPRWVCNTERLHDFLHLLPGDLHHVFEFRHSSWLEESVFALLEAHGAAFCIVSLPDFPCVLRATAPFVYIRLHGAEAKYGSCYREEELQWWAEQIIGFLEGNHDVYAYFNNDAFGYAVENALRLKDLVKKLGF encoded by the coding sequence ATGGCTGCGGAAGCCATTAAACCAACCTGTTACATTGGAACCTCGGGTTGGGTGTATCCTCACTGGCGGGGGATACTCTATCCCTGGGAGTTGCCCACAAGTCAGTGGCTAAAGCACTATGTGACCTATTTCGATACGGTCGAGGTGAACAATACCTTCTATCACCTGCCTTCGGAGCAGGCTTTTCGGGCGTGGAAAGAAGAAGCTCCCGAGGGCTTCCGGTACGCAGTGAAGGCGAGTCGCTATATCACCCACATGAAGAAACTGAATGGTGTGGAGGCAGCTTTGGCGCTCTTTCTGGAGCGCAGCCGTCTGTTGGGAGAGCGATTGGGTCCCATTCTCTATCAACTTCCGCCCCGCTGGGTGTGTAACACAGAGCGGCTGCACGATTTCCTGCACCTGCTCCCCGGTGACTTGCACCATGTTTTCGAGTTTCGTCACTCCTCCTGGCTTGAGGAGTCTGTGTTTGCCTTGCTGGAAGCGCACGGAGCAGCATTTTGCATTGTTAGCTTGCCTGACTTCCCATGCGTCCTACGCGCTACAGCGCCTTTTGTCTACATCCGACTACATGGCGCAGAAGCTAAGTACGGCAGTTGTTACAGAGAAGAGGAACTGCAATGGTGGGCTGAGCAGATCATAGGCTTTCTCGAAGGTAACCACGATGTGTATGCGTACTTCAACAACGATGCCTTTGGCTACGCTGTAGAAAATGCACTGCGGCTGAAAGATCTCGTAAAGAAACTAGGTTTTTGA
- a CDS encoding GAF domain-containing protein, which yields MATLEEERRKLRTLQQAVLGFAWVMIVGRELVYCFLKKMTIQESILSALVMMAIATVLVEFGFRAIARWYPTELRRFQESLVLLDIATAVSSTLDLTQMLKLIAQRTAEACQAHRCSILLFDEQRQRILPLMSQYASGATDKELWERFRYRTYAQRVEEVPVLKRVIEDRQPLVLSAATISSLPEAWTKPFNICSLLIVPLIARDCVIGIMALDHVEPIRHFTHDQINLAMTIGSQVAVALENARLHQQIREEKAKTEVILQEMFSGIIAVDHDLRILSLNPGAEAITGYPANQVIGKQLVEVFGEDIAAPDSPLARAMESGEKVPPVETTLSGLQGMRDVLLGVTPLSGVGRSATQYLLSFADITKLKEVDRLKSSIVANVSHELRAPLSSIKAYTELLLSNAEGANEALRREWLSVIDRETERLTALINDLLNLSRLESGHFELTKVPIYLGEVITDVVISLQVQAKQRGIAIELDLQPDLPRLVADDNLIRIVVRNLVSNAIKFSYDGGRVYIRAWKEGEDIKFYVQDEGVGIAQEAIPYLFTKFFRVPSAAAADVQGTGLGLALAKEGVVAHGGRIEVESTLGKGSRFTVTIPLTGEAASNESLDATETDGKFSRHQ from the coding sequence GTGGCGACGCTCGAGGAAGAGAGAAGGAAACTTCGAACATTGCAACAAGCGGTATTAGGGTTTGCCTGGGTAATGATCGTTGGCAGGGAACTGGTGTACTGCTTCCTGAAGAAGATGACCATTCAGGAGAGCATTCTCAGCGCGCTGGTGATGATGGCCATTGCTACGGTACTGGTGGAGTTCGGTTTCCGTGCGATTGCCAGATGGTATCCTACGGAGCTGCGTCGCTTCCAGGAGTCACTTGTCCTACTTGACATTGCCACAGCGGTGAGTTCAACGCTGGATCTTACGCAAATGCTCAAGTTGATCGCACAACGCACCGCTGAAGCATGCCAAGCGCACCGCTGCAGTATCCTGCTATTCGACGAGCAGCGCCAACGCATTCTGCCGCTTATGTCCCAGTACGCCTCGGGAGCAACAGACAAGGAGCTCTGGGAGCGTTTCCGTTATCGAACCTATGCTCAGAGGGTTGAAGAGGTGCCTGTGCTGAAGAGGGTCATTGAAGATCGCCAGCCACTTGTTCTGAGTGCGGCTACGATTTCTTCCCTGCCAGAAGCGTGGACCAAGCCATTCAATATCTGCAGCCTGTTGATCGTGCCCTTGATTGCGAGGGATTGCGTCATTGGTATTATGGCGCTGGACCACGTCGAGCCAATTAGGCACTTTACACATGACCAAATCAATCTGGCGATGACCATTGGCAGCCAAGTGGCAGTTGCGTTGGAAAATGCGCGGTTGCATCAACAGATCAGGGAGGAAAAAGCCAAGACCGAGGTTATTCTGCAGGAAATGTTCAGTGGCATTATCGCAGTGGATCACGATCTGCGCATTCTGTCCCTGAACCCAGGCGCGGAGGCGATCACCGGCTATCCTGCCAACCAGGTGATAGGCAAGCAACTGGTAGAAGTATTTGGCGAAGACATCGCTGCTCCTGACAGTCCTTTGGCCCGTGCGATGGAAAGCGGGGAAAAGGTCCCACCAGTAGAAACTACGCTATCGGGGCTGCAAGGTATGAGGGATGTGTTGCTTGGCGTGACTCCGTTGTCGGGAGTTGGTCGATCGGCGACACAGTATCTACTGAGCTTTGCCGACATCACCAAGTTAAAGGAAGTGGACCGTCTTAAGTCGAGCATTGTAGCCAATGTGTCGCATGAACTGCGCGCTCCGTTGAGTTCGATAAAAGCATATACTGAGCTATTGTTAAGCAATGCAGAAGGTGCGAACGAGGCACTGCGCCGCGAATGGTTGTCCGTGATCGATCGCGAAACAGAACGGCTGACGGCGTTGATTAACGATCTCCTGAACTTGTCACGTTTGGAATCAGGGCATTTTGAACTAACCAAGGTCCCTATTTATCTCGGAGAAGTGATCACTGACGTTGTTATTTCCCTGCAGGTTCAGGCCAAACAACGGGGCATCGCTATTGAGCTGGATTTGCAGCCGGATTTGCCTAGGTTGGTAGCCGATGACAATCTGATCAGGATAGTGGTCAGGAATCTGGTGAGCAATGCAATCAAGTTCAGTTACGATGGTGGTCGTGTATACATCCGTGCCTGGAAGGAAGGCGAGGATATCAAGTTTTACGTTCAAGATGAAGGCGTTGGCATTGCTCAAGAGGCTATTCCTTACCTATTTACCAAGTTCTTCCGGGTGCCATCAGCAGCCGCTGCCGATGTGCAGGGAACTGGGTTAGGCCTGGCCCTGGCGAAAGAAGGCGTGGTAGCGCACGGGGGACGCATTGAGGTGGAAAGCACCCTGGGCAAAGGGAGCCGTTTTACTGTAACGATACCGCTCACGGGCGAGGCAGCTAGTAACGAATCGCTAGATGCAACCGAAACTGATGGCAAGTTCAGCCGTCATCAGTGA
- a CDS encoding response regulator transcription factor gives MGDKKKLLIIEDDADLVRALQLYFSTNYEVFTAANGLEGLQALYNERPDIVLLDIAMPKMDGWEVCRRIRELSDVPIVILTARVQEDERVRGLRLGADDYVVKPFSLKELEARLEAVLRRAQAAKPMKGGILFANEELVVDADRLLVTRNGKPLDLTPTELRLLLFLAENEGRVLTHRQILEKIWGSEYANDIDYVKLFIYRLRRKLEADPENPRYILSERGIGYRFVNPLA, from the coding sequence ATGGGCGATAAGAAAAAATTACTAATTATCGAGGATGATGCCGACCTGGTGAGGGCATTGCAGTTGTATTTCTCAACAAACTATGAAGTTTTCACTGCGGCAAATGGCCTGGAGGGTTTGCAGGCACTGTATAATGAGCGTCCCGATATTGTCCTTCTGGACATCGCAATGCCCAAAATGGATGGTTGGGAAGTCTGCCGCCGTATCCGCGAGCTATCCGATGTGCCCATTGTGATCCTGACCGCTCGCGTTCAAGAAGATGAACGCGTCAGGGGACTGAGGCTGGGTGCAGATGATTATGTAGTCAAGCCTTTCAGTCTGAAGGAATTGGAGGCACGGTTGGAAGCGGTGCTGCGACGCGCCCAGGCTGCAAAACCTATGAAGGGAGGCATCCTTTTTGCCAACGAGGAACTGGTCGTAGATGCGGATCGCTTGCTTGTCACGCGCAATGGCAAGCCCCTTGATTTGACGCCTACCGAATTGCGCTTGCTATTGTTCTTGGCGGAGAACGAGGGACGGGTATTAACCCACCGCCAGATACTGGAAAAAATCTGGGGCTCGGAATACGCCAATGACATAGATTATGTGAAATTATTCATCTATCGGCTACGGCGCAAGCTCGAAGCCGATCCGGAGAATCCGCGCTACATCCTCTCCGAGCGCGGGATTGGATACCGTTTTGTCAATCCCCTGGCTTAA